A stretch of DNA from Candidatus Methanomethylicota archaeon:
ATGAATAATGAGTGAAGGAGTATTTATAATAGAACCAGCTGGTGGATATTTAAAACTATTATTTAAAGTAAGTAAAATATACTCTCTTGAAAAATCTCCATATCAAGAAGTTGTTTTTGCAGAAATTGAAGGTTTTGGAAAAGCACTTATATTAGATAAATTTATTCAAAGTACAGAAAAAGATGAGCATTTATACCATGAGCTTCTTGTTCATCCAGCAATGACTCTTCATCCAAATCCAGAAAAAGTCTTAATAATAGGAGGAGGAGAAGGAGCAACATTAAGAGAAGTATTAAAACATAATACAGTAAAAGAAGCAATAATGGTTGATATAGATTCTGTAGTTGTAGAATTTTCTAAAAAATATTTAAAAGAAATACATAAAGGAAGTTTTAATGATGAAAGAGCAAAAATAGTAATAATGGATGGAAAGAAGTATATTGAAGAATCACTAAATGAAAGCTTTGATGTTATTATAATGGATTTAACTGATCCATATGCAAGTGATGTAGCAAAGCCTCTATATAGTAGTGAATTCTTAATGAGTATAAAAAGAACTCTTAAGAAAAATGGAGTATTAGCTACTCAAGCAGGAAGTAGCTATTTCTATCCTGAGGCATATAACTATGTTTTAAATAATGTTAAAACTACATTTAAAAATATAGCAGAATATTGGTTCTGGATACCAAGTTTTGGATTAAATGTAAATTTCATAGTAGCTTCAGATGAATATGATTTATTTAGTATAACAAATGAAATAGATAAAAGACTTAATATTAGAAATGTAAAAACAAGATTTTTAAAAGGAAAAATAATAGATGGTTTATTAAAAATTGGAACTCTATATCCATAATTTTTTTTTAAATAATTAATATTTTTAAATATGAAAATTTAAAAAAAATTATTTTCTTTCTGATAATTTAGAATCAAGCATTATTAAAGCATTCTTTTGTTCACCAATGAATTTTATTTTTGCTAATAAATCACTAGCATTACTTATTTCTTCTACTTGTTCATCTATAAACCATTTCAAAAATGATTCTACAACTTTATTATTCTCTTCCTTAGCAATATCTACAAGTTCATAGATTCTTTTTGTATTTTCAATTTCTGCATTGTAGAAATCTTCTATGACTTCAATTATAGTATTCCAATTATCCCTTGGTTTTGCAATATCATATAAAATAACTTTTCCTTCAGTATTATATATAAACTCATATATTTTCATTGCATGTTCTAATTCCTCTTTTGCTTGTACTTTAAAGTAATTACTAAATCCTTTTAAATTTAAGTTATCAAAGAAAGCTGCCATGGATAAATATAGATATGCATTCTTGAGTTCTTGATTTAATTGTTTATTTAAATATTCTTCAATTCTATGGCTTAATAATTTCATAATCAATCCCATTTAATTAATTCTTCATTATCTATATATAGATTACTGGATATTGAAAAACAAGATTTTTGATATTTATTATTTTTTAATAACAAATAAAACATCATAAATCATTCCTTTATAAACCATATATTCATAAACTCTCCATAATCTTTTTTCATTTAAAAGTGATGTATTGAAATCTTTATTTTCAAGATTTTCTTTAACTTTATCATAAAATTCACTTGGTTTAATTAAAATTTCTTTACTTAAAACTTCTATAATTGCTTTCATTATATCAGAATTATGAGGATATTTCTTCTTCATATTAAGTCCTCTGGAATATTATTTGGATTATATGCAATTCTCGGTTTTAGACCTTTACTTTTTAATCTCTCTTTCACATGAGGATACATAAATACATATTCTTCTTCTATTTCAATTTTTGAATCAATTTCTTTAAGTTTTTTATAAAGTTCTTCAATTTCTTCTTTATTACTAAAGGATAGCATAACTGCTGGATGACAAGAAACACCATAATCAAGAAGATTTTTTAAAGCTTGAATTTGAAGATTAAATTGTTCTGGCAAAGCTCCAGTTAATAATGAAAATTCTTCTTCATTTGTACCTTTAAGAGAAACTCTTACATGTAATTTATTAAACTTTGATAAATCTCTTGCATAACTTTTATCATTTCCAATAAGTATTCCATTAGTTTCTAAAATAAAATTAAAATATCCATCACTTTCAACAAGTTCTAAAATATTAATTAAATGATTTCTTCCTATAGTAGGTTCATTACCACTTATTCTAATTTTATCATAACCTCTTCTGAAAGCACAATTTTTAAGTGCATTATAAATTTGATTTGGAGTATAGAAATTTCCTATTTTATTTGGATAATCTCTAGGAGCACCACTCCAACAAAAAATACATTTTAAATTACAACCACAACAATCAGCTGTTGCAATTCCACCATACCATTTTCCTCCTCTAACTAATCTATAATATTTTCTACTTATACCTTTGACAACAATTTTCTCCATTATTTCAGAAAGTTTTAATACATCAAAAAACATTATTATCACTTATTACTAAATTATTTGTGTATACTCTGAAATTTAAGATTGATGAATATAATCTTAATTTTACTTTAAAACCATCTTTTGTTTCATCACTTTATGAAAGAAAAAGTCCTTTTCATTGGATTAAAATTGCTGGTCTTTATGCTAAAGAAATTTCTTTTAAACAAATTAATGATTTTCTTGAAGTTTATACAAATTGTAATAATAAAGAATTGATTTTATATGAATCTGGTTTATGGGATGAAAAACCTTCTTCTAGAATTTCTAAATTAAGTGGTTCATTAAAAGAACAAATTAAAGCTCTTTCAGAACTTTTTCCTGGAGTTAGATTATCAATAGCCCCTCATGAATTTAATTGTATTTTTATTGCTGTAATTCTTTCAAAAAGAACAAATTATGAAGTATTTGTTCGTAAATGGATGAAAAATATTTGGAATAATTGGCAATGTAATCCAAGTATTATTGCTAAATTAAAAGATATTAAAAATATTGGAACAAGTTATCAATTAATAGATTTAATTAAAACAATGAATGATTATTTAAAAATAAATCATTTAAGTAAAAATGAAGAAGAAGCTAGGAGAATTTTAATGTTATGTTGGGGAGTTGGACCGAAAATTGCTGATGCTACTCTTTTATTTACAAGAAAAGCTCCTTGGATAGTTCCATGTGATGTTCATTTACAAAGAATTTCAAGAAGACTTGGATGGATAGATTATAAAATTAGATTACCATTAAAATATTTTTGTTTAAAATATTATTGTGATGAATGTATTAGTAAATATGGTCCATGTTTAAAAGAAGAAATTAAAAGATTATTTCCAGGATTTGGAGGATGGATTCAAACTTTAACTTATTTATTTGGAAATACAATATGTAAAAGTATAAATCCAAAATGTAAATTATGTCATTCTATATTAAGAGAATATTGTTATAAATTTTCTAAAAATAATAATTTGAGGTGAAAAAATGGAATATATTAATACAGATAGAGCTCCAAGACCTATAGGACCATATTCTCAAGCTATTGTTGTTGATAAATTAATTTTTGTATCAGGACAATTGCCTATTAATCCAATTACTGGAGAAATTATTAAGAATAATTTCAAAGATGCTGTTAAACAAACATTAATGAATATTATTGAAATAGTTCGAGCTGCTAATGGTGATATTAATACAATAATTAAGACGACTATTTATTTAAAAGATATAAGTCGATTTAATGAATTTAATGAAGTCTATAGTGAGATTTTCAAAAATCATAAACCTACTAGAGTTATTATTGGTGTTTCATCAATACCAAGAGATGCTGATATAATGATTGAGGCAATAGCTCTTAAAAATCTTTAATTATTTTAAGATATTTAAAAAAGTGAATTTAAAATATTTTATAATGAATTTAAATGAACTTGAAATCATAAATAAAGAAATTATTGAATGTAAAAAATGTAGATTATGGTCTACAAGAAATAAACCAGTTCCAGGAAATGGAAATATAAATGCTAAAATAATGTTAATTGGAGAAGCTCCTGGATATTATGAAGATATTGAAGGAAAGCCATTTGTTGGATTAGCAGGAAGACTATTGAATCAAATTTTAAAAATTTCAAAATTAGATAGAAATAGTTTATTTATAACAAATATTGTAAAATGTAGACCTCCAAATAATAGAGATCCTCTGGATGATGAAATAAACTCTTGTTCACTTTATCTTGATAAACAAGTATCTATTATAAAACCAAAGTTAATAGTATGTCTTGGAAAACATTCTTCAAAATATGTATTAAAAAAAGGAGGAATTGATATTATAATAAACATGGCAAATATAAGAGGAAAAATATTTTCCATTAATTATGAAGGATTAAAAATTATTACTATTCCTACATATCATCCAGCTGCTGCTCTCTATAATCCAAAGATAAAGAAATATCTAATTGAAGATTTTAAAATGATAAGTAAATTAAAGAAAAAATGGGAATAATAATTTTAATAACATATTAATTAATTATTTTCTAAGCCTTCATTTCTTAATAAATAAATTAGAAAATTTTAAAACAATAATTTTATTAATACATATCATATGGAAGAAATATTAGTAGTTACTACAGATTCAATTCCAGGTTATAAAATTAAAGAAATTAAGGGTATTGTTAAAGGTGGAATTGTAAGAGCTACACATCTTGGAAGAGATATTATGGCAACTCTCAGAAATATTACAGGAGGAGAAATTAAAGAATATACACAACTTCTTGCTGAAGCTAGAGAAGAAGCATTTAAAAGAATGTTACAATCAGCTAAAGCAATGGGAGCAAATGCTATAATAGGATTTAGATTTGCAACATCTACTATTAGTACAAGAATGGCTGAAATATATGCTTATGGTACTGCAGTAGTTATTGAAAAAGAAT
This window harbors:
- a CDS encoding methyltransferase — encoded protein: MSEGVFIIEPAGGYLKLLFKVSKIYSLEKSPYQEVVFAEIEGFGKALILDKFIQSTEKDEHLYHELLVHPAMTLHPNPEKVLIIGGGEGATLREVLKHNTVKEAIMVDIDSVVVEFSKKYLKEIHKGSFNDERAKIVIMDGKKYIEESLNESFDVIIMDLTDPYASDVAKPLYSSEFLMSIKRTLKKNGVLATQAGSSYFYPEAYNYVLNNVKTTFKNIAEYWFWIPSFGLNVNFIVASDEYDLFSITNEIDKRLNIRNVKTRFLKGKIIDGLLKIGTLYP
- a CDS encoding ferritin, which produces MKLLSHRIEEYLNKQLNQELKNAYLYLSMAAFFDNLNLKGFSNYFKVQAKEELEHAMKIYEFIYNTEGKVILYDIAKPRDNWNTIIEVIEDFYNAEIENTKRIYELVDIAKEENNKVVESFLKWFIDEQVEEISNASDLLAKIKFIGEQKNALIMLDSKLSERK
- a CDS encoding radical SAM protein, whose protein sequence is MFFDVLKLSEIMEKIVVKGISRKYYRLVRGGKWYGGIATADCCGCNLKCIFCWSGAPRDYPNKIGNFYTPNQIYNALKNCAFRRGYDKIRISGNEPTIGRNHLINILELVESDGYFNFILETNGILIGNDKSYARDLSKFNKLHVRVSLKGTNEEEFSLLTGALPEQFNLQIQALKNLLDYGVSCHPAVMLSFSNKEEIEELYKKLKEIDSKIEIEEEYVFMYPHVKERLKSKGLKPRIAYNPNNIPEDLI
- a CDS encoding Rid family detoxifying hydrolase; this translates as MEYINTDRAPRPIGPYSQAIVVDKLIFVSGQLPINPITGEIIKNNFKDAVKQTLMNIIEIVRAANGDINTIIKTTIYLKDISRFNEFNEVYSEIFKNHKPTRVIIGVSSIPRDADIMIEAIALKNL
- the udg gene encoding type-4 uracil-DNA glycosylase encodes the protein MNLNELEIINKEIIECKKCRLWSTRNKPVPGNGNINAKIMLIGEAPGYYEDIEGKPFVGLAGRLLNQILKISKLDRNSLFITNIVKCRPPNNRDPLDDEINSCSLYLDKQVSIIKPKLIVCLGKHSSKYVLKKGGIDIIINMANIRGKIFSINYEGLKIITIPTYHPAAALYNPKIKKYLIEDFKMISKLKKKWE
- a CDS encoding heavy metal-binding domain-containing protein produces the protein MEEILVVTTDSIPGYKIKEIKGIVKGGIVRATHLGRDIMATLRNITGGEIKEYTQLLAEAREEAFKRMLQSAKAMGANAIIGFRFATSTISTRMAEIYAYGTAVVIEKE